From a single Capsicum annuum cultivar UCD-10X-F1 chromosome 12, UCD10Xv1.1, whole genome shotgun sequence genomic region:
- the LOC107850132 gene encoding homeobox-leucine zipper protein PROTODERMAL FACTOR 2-like — MDENEILRLENERLHAESLQLYSELNKRICANCNNAEQEQKILQDLQNENTRLTEEITRMSNMVAHFEEDPDDSDNDPNGIDLELRLECNDDPNGLDLELGLG, encoded by the exons ATGGACGAAAATGAGATTCTTCGTTTGGAAAATGAAAGATTGCATGCTGAGAGTTTGCAACTATATTCTGAGTTGAACAAAAGGATTTGTGCTAATTGCAATAATGCTGAGCAAGAACAAAAAATCCTACAAGACTTGCAAAATGAGAATACTAGATTAACGGAAGAG ATTACGAGGATGTCCAATATGGTTGCTCATTTTGAGGAAGACCCTGATGACAGCGACAATGATCCGAATGGCATAGATTTGGAGCTCCGATTGGAATGTAATGATGATCCAAATGGCCTAGATTTGGAGCTCGGATTGGGATGA
- the LOC107850043 gene encoding homeobox-leucine zipper protein ROC7-like, with amino-acid sequence MASQDDENVGPNSDQKNEKSICRYSFEQVIEKLEEMFSKMSDPESDVIEQLSGELGLDITQVKIWFDNKRYQIQAQRDMEEREILRLENEILHAEILQIHSELNNRICANCDNPEQEQILQDMQNENENATITDEITMMFNMIDHIEEIANDYNDDSNSIDLELRLKRNDDPNGPDLELRLG; translated from the exons ATGGCTTCTCAAGATGATGAAAATGTTGGGCCAAATTCTGatcaaaagaatgaaaaatcaatatGTCGATATTCATTTGAACAAGTGATCGAAAAACTTGAAGA AATGTTCAGCAAGATGTCAGATCCAGAAAGTGATGTAATAGAGCAGCTGAGTGGGGAGCTAGGGCTTGACATAACACAAGTCAAAATTTGGTTTGACAACAAAAGATATCAGATTCAG GCTCAAAGAGATATGGAAGAACGTGAGATTCTTCGTTTGGAAAATGAAATATTGCATGCTGAGATTTTGCAAATACATTCAGAGTTGAACAATAGGATTTGTGCTAATTGCGATAATCCTGAGCAAGAACAAATCCTACAAGACATGCAAAATGAAAACGAGAATGCTACAATTACAGACGAG ATTACGATGATGTTCAATATGATTGATCATATCGAGGAAATCGCTAATGATTACAATGATGATTCGAATAGCATAGATTTGGAGCTCCGATTGAAACGTAACGATGATCCAAATGGCCCAGATTTGGAGCTCAGATTGGGATGA